In a single window of the Micromonospora inositola genome:
- a CDS encoding NADP-dependent oxidoreductase yields the protein MSTMYAVRAHTRGGPEQLVYEQAPRPEPGPGDVLVAVKAASMTPHELTWPATWTHSSDGTGPDRTPIIPSHEFSGVVAASGAGVESPTEGEAVYGLIPFTRDGAAAEYVALPAAVVAGKPATVDHDHAAALPLAALSAWQALVDHADLQAGQHVLVQGGAGGVGSYVVQLAAGLGARVSATAAAADLEFVKGLGAEQAIDYAHDRFEDHVSDVDVVVDLVGGATQSRSWSVLKPGGILVTLSAPPDQQEAARHDARGVYFIVEPDQNALRSIAELVDNGRLRPVLDRVLPLTETRSGYEALETGKRRGKIVIHVAD from the coding sequence ATGAGCACGATGTACGCCGTGAGAGCGCACACCAGGGGCGGCCCGGAACAGCTCGTGTACGAGCAGGCGCCGCGGCCCGAGCCGGGGCCTGGTGACGTGTTGGTGGCCGTGAAGGCTGCTTCCATGACCCCCCACGAGCTCACCTGGCCGGCAACCTGGACGCACAGCTCGGACGGGACAGGACCCGACCGCACCCCGATCATCCCGTCGCACGAGTTCTCCGGAGTCGTCGCGGCGTCCGGGGCGGGGGTGGAGAGCCCCACCGAAGGGGAGGCCGTCTACGGGTTGATCCCCTTCACCCGCGATGGCGCGGCCGCCGAGTACGTCGCCCTGCCCGCGGCCGTCGTGGCGGGCAAACCCGCCACCGTTGACCATGACCACGCCGCAGCGCTCCCACTGGCTGCGCTGAGCGCCTGGCAGGCACTGGTGGACCACGCCGACCTGCAGGCCGGCCAGCACGTGTTGGTGCAGGGCGGCGCCGGCGGCGTGGGGAGCTACGTGGTGCAGCTCGCGGCCGGTCTCGGTGCTCGCGTGAGCGCCACGGCGGCGGCGGCCGACCTGGAATTCGTCAAGGGTCTGGGTGCCGAGCAGGCCATCGACTATGCGCACGACCGCTTCGAGGATCACGTCAGCGACGTGGATGTCGTCGTTGATCTTGTCGGGGGAGCGACGCAGTCGCGGTCCTGGTCGGTTCTGAAGCCGGGCGGCATTCTGGTCACCCTCTCCGCGCCTCCCGACCAGCAGGAGGCAGCCCGGCACGACGCCCGCGGGGTGTACTTCATCGTCGAGCCCGACCAGAACGCGTTGCGTTCCATCGCCGAACTCGTCGACAACGGCCGGTTGAGGCCGGTGCTGGACCGCGTGCTGCCCCTCACTGAGACACGCTCAGGTTACGAGGCGCTCGAGACTGGCAAACGCCGCGGGAAGATCGTCATCCACGTCGCCGACTAG
- a CDS encoding low temperature requirement protein A produces the protein MASEAGELLRRPEEPQRATFLELFFDLAFVVVFAQLSQGLVDDLSWRGAFQTLVLLLAMWWVWFITAAVTDRYDPQRPAIQLVVIATLVGTLVLAVAAPEAFAEGGLIFAGVYVAIQLGRGLFLVLALQGRELKRRIVRSLFWFGVSAVPWIAGAMVHGTARGVLWALAVAVDYAGFALGWPTPGLGRPPRSEWSVVAEHLAERYRQFFIIALGELILVTTLTINRSGFAADRTAAFLVSVATTVLIWRIYIYRAGELLAAAIEASPEPFRPTLLAKYSHIVMVAGVVVTAVGDELVITHPLGHTPPGWIAVILGGPALFLAGRAHFEYAVFGRVSRDRPIGLLVLAAIAPVMLLVPPLMAALATTAVLTAIAVADTTRARGRPPEMPSPPR, from the coding sequence ATGGCGAGTGAGGCGGGCGAGCTCCTGCGGAGACCGGAGGAGCCACAGCGGGCGACGTTCCTGGAACTGTTCTTCGACCTGGCGTTCGTCGTCGTGTTCGCCCAGCTCTCGCAGGGGCTGGTCGATGATCTCAGCTGGCGCGGCGCCTTCCAGACGCTGGTGCTGCTGCTGGCCATGTGGTGGGTCTGGTTCATCACGGCGGCGGTAACCGACCGGTACGACCCGCAGCGGCCAGCGATACAGCTGGTGGTCATCGCGACCTTGGTCGGCACTCTGGTGCTGGCTGTCGCGGCGCCCGAGGCGTTTGCCGAGGGAGGCCTGATCTTCGCAGGCGTTTACGTCGCCATCCAGCTCGGCCGCGGCCTCTTCCTCGTGCTCGCCCTGCAGGGCCGCGAACTGAAGCGCAGAATCGTACGGTCGCTGTTCTGGTTCGGTGTGTCCGCGGTGCCATGGATCGCGGGGGCCATGGTGCACGGCACGGCGCGCGGGGTGCTGTGGGCGCTGGCGGTGGCCGTGGACTACGCGGGATTCGCGCTCGGCTGGCCCACGCCGGGGCTGGGCCGCCCGCCCAGGTCGGAGTGGTCTGTCGTGGCCGAGCACCTGGCCGAGCGCTACCGCCAGTTCTTCATCATCGCGCTCGGCGAGTTGATCCTGGTCACTACCTTGACCATCAACCGCAGCGGCTTCGCGGCTGACCGGACCGCGGCGTTCCTGGTGTCGGTCGCCACCACCGTGCTGATCTGGCGGATCTACATCTACCGGGCCGGCGAGCTACTGGCCGCGGCCATCGAAGCATCCCCCGAGCCGTTCCGCCCTACCCTCTTGGCGAAGTACTCTCACATAGTCATGGTGGCCGGCGTCGTCGTCACCGCCGTCGGCGACGAACTCGTCATCACCCATCCACTCGGACACACCCCACCGGGCTGGATCGCCGTCATCCTCGGTGGACCCGCGCTGTTCCTGGCCGGACGTGCCCACTTCGAGTACGCCGTGTTCGGCCGGGTGTCCCGGGATCGGCCGATCGGACTGCTCGTGCTGGCCGCCATAGCCCCGGTGATGCTCCTCGTACCGCCGCTGATGGCCGCCCTCGCCACAACCGCAGTCCTCACCGCAATCGCGGTCGCCGACACGACCCGCGCCCGCGGGCGCCCACCCGAGATGCCGTCACCACCCCGCTAG
- a CDS encoding alpha/beta fold hydrolase has translation MGVDPVVRPGGSRPEPGHDRRADLRGPGRRAGRAARGTGPWLLVRHSFGGLIARLLTCRHPHDIAGLVLVDAVVEHRETAYEAVLPAHLHAANRAYLTDPARNAERIDKPTSYRQVAARPLPDGVLLSVITRGRPDAAGPDWPTPDILRVGQRMQHDLARRHGARHRIAARSRHGVHHEEPEIVVAEIMTMLKGTRG, from the coding sequence GTGGGCGTCGACCCTGTCGTACGACCGGGCGGGAGTCGGCCGGAGCCCGGCCATGACCGGCGTGCGGACCTGCGCGGACCGGGCCGACGAGCTGGCCGGGCTGCTCGCGGAACTGGCCCCTGGCTGCTGGTCAGGCACTCCTTCGGCGGCCTGATCGCGCGGCTGCTCACCTGCCGGCACCCGCACGACATCGCCGGGCTGGTGCTGGTGGACGCCGTGGTCGAGCACCGGGAGACGGCGTACGAGGCGGTGCTCCCCGCCCACCTGCACGCCGCCAACCGCGCCTACCTGACCGACCCGGCGCGCAACGCCGAACGGATCGACAAGCCCACCAGCTACCGGCAGGTCGCCGCGCGTCCGCTCCCCGACGGGGTGCTGCTCAGCGTCATCACCCGGGGCAGGCCGGACGCGGCCGGGCCGGACTGGCCGACGCCGGACATCCTGCGGGTGGGTCAGCGGATGCAACACGACCTCGCCCGCCGCCACGGTGCCCGGCACCGGATCGCCGCCCGCAGCCGCCACGGCGTCCACCACGAGGAGCCTGAGATCGTGGTGGCGGAGATCATGACGATGTTGAAGGGGACCCGGGGCTGA
- a CDS encoding TIGR04222 domain-containing membrane protein encodes MLWGVSGPLFLLDYLAAVAGALVVALAIRSLTGWRTRGEPPSTVELAYLNDRAGLACQVGLAALHRVGAVRRGELSTLSVDGPPPPGSAPLVRALHAALRRPQTWAAALADPAVARALRRMVGRLVRDGWLLTPAQRRRMAVGTLPLFGVAAVGVTRLVDSAVEGRTAGGPASVAGLLLCCLATALAGWWLCEVPEIGVVARRLLRRQRRAHAELAPERRPAWSERGTDELLTAMALFGPRPLLAVDPRLAELVGVDADRTRPAAQAPAGRR; translated from the coding sequence ATGCTCTGGGGCGTCAGCGGTCCACTCTTCCTCCTCGACTACCTGGCGGCGGTCGCCGGTGCGCTGGTCGTCGCGCTGGCGATCAGGTCGCTGACCGGCTGGCGTACCCGGGGTGAACCGCCGAGCACCGTTGAGCTGGCGTACCTCAACGACCGGGCCGGCCTGGCCTGCCAGGTCGGCCTGGCGGCGCTGCACCGGGTCGGCGCGGTACGCCGCGGTGAGCTGTCGACCCTGTCGGTCGACGGGCCGCCGCCGCCCGGCTCGGCCCCGCTGGTCCGGGCCCTGCACGCCGCGCTGCGCCGGCCGCAGACCTGGGCGGCCGCGCTCGCCGACCCCGCGGTGGCCCGGGCCCTGCGGCGGATGGTCGGCCGGCTGGTCCGCGACGGCTGGCTGCTCACCCCGGCGCAGCGCCGCCGGATGGCCGTCGGCACGCTGCCGCTGTTCGGCGTGGCCGCCGTCGGGGTGACCCGGCTGGTCGACAGCGCGGTCGAGGGGCGTACCGCCGGCGGGCCCGCGTCCGTTGCCGGCCTCCTGCTGTGCTGCCTGGCCACCGCACTGGCCGGCTGGTGGCTGTGCGAGGTGCCGGAGATCGGGGTGGTCGCCCGCCGGCTGCTGCGCCGGCAGCGCCGCGCGCACGCCGAGCTGGCGCCGGAGCGCCGGCCGGCGTGGAGCGAGCGCGGCACGGACGAGCTGCTGACGGCGATGGCGCTGTTCGGACCGCGCCCGCTGCTGGCGGTCGACCCCCGGCTCGCCGAGCTGGTCGGCGTCGACGCCGACCGCACCCGTCCGGCCGCCCAGGCCCCAGCCGGGCGCCGCTGA
- a CDS encoding GNAT family N-acetyltransferase, protein MPLLAEPASYRVAQRAGFAAEGTKGGEGHHADGWHDMHLHAHLDSDAATEAIKAVDVTAPAG, encoded by the coding sequence GTGCCCCTGCTCGCCGAACCCGCCTCGTACCGGGTAGCGCAGCGCGCCGGCTTCGCCGCGGAAGGCACGAAGGGCGGCGAGGGCCACCACGCGGACGGTTGGCACGACATGCACCTGCATGCCCACCTCGACAGCGACGCCGCGACTGAGGCGATCAAGGCGGTCGACGTGACCGCGCCCGCCGGGTGA
- a CDS encoding vWA domain-containing protein, whose protein sequence is MAHMRRSPLLLAVLAITMTITACTAGGQDARQSGAAPGSVRHHDGTPWSGGDETATEDDPRSTFGVDVDTASYGYARRLIMDGRLPERTAVRPEEFVNSFRQDYAEPAGDGFAVHVDGARLPDTHEVSGEVRLMRVGLQTRSEDEESRPDAALTFVVDVSGSMGEPGRLDLVQDALHTLVDQLRPTDSIAVVEFSGEARVVREMTRISDADQLHDAIDSLRTRDSTNLEAGLVLGYRVAREGFRPGRTNRVIVLSDGLANAGRTDAEPILRRVRDEAEKEIALLGVGVGSEYGDELMEQLADRGDGFVVYVGERAQARKVFVRQLPATLSVRALDAKVQVSFEPTSVRSYRLIGYDNRALNDEDFRDDRVDGGEVGPGHSVTALYAVRLADGAPPSARIARVQVHWTDPTKREAAETYESVTVAGVNRKFGEASPRLRTCYAAGYFAQALQGGPDGREVRLDDLAAIAERAAAATDDAEVQDLASVIHAAGQLR, encoded by the coding sequence ATGGCCCACATGCGACGGTCGCCGCTGCTGCTCGCAGTGCTGGCGATCACGATGACGATCACGGCTTGCACTGCCGGAGGGCAGGACGCACGGCAGAGCGGCGCGGCCCCGGGATCCGTCCGGCACCACGACGGCACGCCGTGGTCCGGTGGTGACGAGACCGCAACGGAGGACGACCCGCGCTCCACCTTCGGCGTCGACGTCGACACGGCGTCGTACGGCTACGCCCGCCGGCTCATCATGGACGGACGGTTGCCCGAGCGGACCGCGGTGCGGCCCGAGGAGTTCGTGAACTCCTTCCGGCAGGACTACGCCGAGCCGGCCGGCGACGGGTTCGCCGTACACGTTGACGGCGCCCGCCTTCCCGACACCCACGAGGTGTCCGGGGAGGTCCGGTTGATGCGGGTCGGATTGCAGACCCGGTCGGAGGACGAGGAGAGCCGTCCGGACGCAGCCCTCACCTTCGTCGTCGATGTCTCCGGATCGATGGGCGAGCCCGGACGGCTCGACCTCGTGCAGGACGCGCTGCACACGCTCGTGGACCAGTTGCGCCCGACCGACTCCATCGCCGTCGTCGAGTTCAGCGGCGAGGCCCGGGTGGTTCGGGAGATGACCCGCATCTCCGACGCCGACCAGCTGCACGACGCCATCGATTCCCTTCGTACGCGGGACAGCACGAACCTCGAAGCCGGCCTGGTGCTCGGCTACCGGGTGGCCCGCGAGGGGTTCCGCCCCGGCCGGACGAACCGCGTGATCGTGCTCTCCGACGGGCTCGCCAACGCCGGCAGGACCGACGCGGAGCCGATCCTGCGCCGGGTGCGCGACGAGGCGGAGAAGGAGATCGCCCTGCTCGGCGTGGGGGTCGGCAGCGAGTACGGCGACGAGTTGATGGAGCAACTGGCCGATCGGGGCGACGGCTTCGTGGTGTACGTCGGCGAGCGTGCCCAGGCCCGGAAGGTGTTCGTACGACAGTTGCCCGCGACGCTGAGTGTCCGGGCGCTCGACGCCAAGGTGCAGGTGAGCTTCGAACCGACATCCGTGCGGTCCTACCGCCTGATCGGGTACGACAACCGGGCACTCAACGATGAGGACTTCCGCGACGACCGCGTCGACGGCGGCGAGGTCGGACCGGGGCACAGCGTCACGGCGCTCTATGCCGTCCGACTCGCCGACGGGGCGCCCCCGTCGGCCCGGATCGCCCGCGTGCAGGTGCACTGGACCGATCCGACGAAGCGTGAGGCCGCCGAGACGTACGAGTCGGTGACGGTCGCCGGCGTGAACCGGAAGTTCGGGGAGGCGTCCCCGCGGTTGCGGACCTGCTACGCGGCTGGCTACTTTGCCCAGGCGCTGCAGGGTGGCCCGGACGGCCGGGAGGTGCGCCTGGACGATCTGGCGGCGATCGCGGAGCGGGCGGCCGCCGCCACCGACGACGCGGAGGTGCAGGACCTCGCGAGCGTGATCCACGCGGCCGGCCAACTCCGCTGA